A region of Plutella xylostella chromosome 29, ilPluXylo3.1, whole genome shotgun sequence DNA encodes the following proteins:
- the LOC105397301 gene encoding drebrin-like protein B: MAINLEKHREAMISAWKDVLDEKTDTNWALFSYEGQSNDLKFVCKGDGGLAELVDDLNSGKIMYAFLKVDTPDGSVSKYVLINWQGEGAPTVRKGTCANHIQHVARLFSGFHLTTHARTEDDLDEKVILDKLSKAGSAFNFKSARSEELPPTGPVGTVYRKVNPVQEINSSERDQFWMKEEQEEKKRVEAERKRREEEKRKAEEDVRKRDELEAAKRDKAEEQKAPSPTVLSPTSGLSVSESLRRQRSAEAKQLIGHSTAAARAMFEQNLASGQMNTRRNSGGTPEKPVRSSVIAQRINTFTQQAQPPSPVKSPLPPQAPKTTLKEEPIEQPKTSPLKNIDKIKMSLETPSQIQYEPIIDPVDLSPSTENEPTSFSAINYGDFKNEDYRDIKEDLTQSEPMIKQNILENDMFDASYSSGNENDDDDSDNKFSTIKRSPYCKNGDGKGPELSRQNTVIENVNYKEPNGTSQDISPEAMEEEGTIYEDLDEDPGLTARALYDYQAADESEITFDPGDIITHIEQIDAGWWQGLGPRGVFGLFPANYVELLPCAPLPR, from the exons ATGGCTATAAATTTAGAAAAGCATAGAGAGGCGATGATATCCGCTTGGAAAGACGTATTAGATGAGAAAACAGATACCAACTG gGCTCTGTTCAGCTACGAAGGACAATCAAATGATCTCAAGTTTGTATGTAAAGGAGACGGCGGGCTGGCCGAGCTCGTTGATGACTTGAACAGTGGAAAGATCATGTATGCTTTCCTGAAAGTGGACACTCCTGATGGCAGTGTCTCCAAATATGTCCTTATCAACTGGCAG GGCGAGGGCGCGCCGACGGTGCGCAAGGGCACGTGCGCGAACCACATCCAGCACGTGGCGCGGCTGTTCAGCGGCTTCCACCTCACCACGCACGCGCGCACCGAGGACGACCTGGACGAGAAG GTGATACTGGACAAGCTGTCGAAGGCGGGGTCCGCTTTCAACTTCAAGTCGGCGCGCAGCGAGGAGCTCCCGCCCACCGGGCCCGTAGGCACCGTCTACAGGAAGGTCAACCCTG TTCAAGAAATCAACTCGTCGGAGCGCGACCAGTTCTGGATGAAGGAGGAGCAGGAGGAGAAGAAGCGAGTCGAGGCGGAGAGGAAACGCAGGGAGGAG GAGAAGAGGAAAGCGGAAGAGGATGTTAGAAAACGGGATGAACTGGAAGCAGCCAAGCGGGACAAGGCCGAAGAACAGAA AGCACCCAGCCCGACGGTCCTCAGCCCCACGTCTGGACTCAGCGTGAGTGAGTCCCTGCGCCGGCAGCGCTCCGCCGAGGCCAAGCAGCTGATCGGCCAttccaccgccgccgcgcgcgccatGTTCGAGCAGAACCTCGCCTCGGGGCAGATGAACACTAGGAG AAACAGCGGCGGCACACCCGAAAAGCCAGTGCGTAGCTCGGTGATCGCGCAACGCATCAACACGTTCACGCAACAAGCCCAGCCGCCGTCACCCGTCAAGTCGCCGTTACCACCGCAAGCGCCCAAGACCACCCTCAAGGAAGAACCCATAGAGCAACCGAAAACCAGCCCCCTCAAAAACATAGACAAGATCAAGATGAGCCTCGAAACACCGTCCCAGATACAGTACGAACCGATCATTGATCCAGTCGACTTGAGCCCTAGCACGGAAAATGAACCAACTTCTTTCAGCGCCATAAACTATGGTGACTTTAAGAACGAAGATTACAGAGATATCAAGGAGGATTTGACGCAAAGCGAACCGATGATTAAGCAGAACATTCTCGAGAATGACATGTTCGATGCGTCGTATTCTAGCGGCAATGAGAACGATGACGATGACAGTGATAACAAGTTCAGTACGATCAAGCGGTCGCCATATTGCAAGAATGGCGACGGGAAAGGGCCAGAGTTGAGTCGACAGAATACGGTCATAGAGAATGTTAATTACAAGGAGCCTAATGGCACTTCTCAAG ACATATCTCCGGAGGCGATGGAGGAGGAGGGCACGATCTACGAGGACCTGGACGAGGACCCCGGCCTCACCGCGCGCGCGCTCTACGACTACCAAGCCG CGGACGAGTCAGAAATCACGTTCGACCCGGGCGACATAATCACTCACATCGAGCAGATCGACGCGGGCTGGTGGCAGGGGCTCGGCCCGCGCGGCGTCTTCGGGCTCTTCCCCGCTAACTATGTCGAGTTGCTGCCGTGCGCGCCGCTTCCACGCTAG
- the LOC105393304 gene encoding protein FAM166B, with product MWVDLSARERQNFMTQANGSFIPGYTGHCPMLKFRFGKCYGDNTRQILREIRSKGLFNKPLEYRPGDNYEIDAMRARRQPAQRDVYEGVYNRDPVYMTGYTGYVPGMCFRYGKSYGRAADDCMADFSSGQRESRRRADLNKSYTRSRSAPKMETVHTRDEIRRDLHKFREINKYKENTISPEFPPIAGYTGHIPRIKGTEASLSQRYHCAAKRGLELIRMEKDKRRELQYADTNIRAILKNDKKHSYWNWG from the exons ATGTGGGTAGACCTCAGTGCGCGGGAACGGCAAAATTTCATGACACAAGCTAATGGATCCTTTATTCCTGG ATATACTGGACACTGTCCGATGCTGAAGTTTCGATTCGGCAAATGCTACGGAGACAACACTCGACAGATCTTGAGGGAAATACGATCTAAGGGGCTATTCAA CAAGCCACTCGAGTACCGTCCCGGAGACAACTACGAGATCGACGcgatgcgcgcgcgcaggcAACCCGCGCAGAGAGACGTGTACGAAGGCGTCTACAACCGAGACCCTGTGTACATGACCGGGTACACGGGATATGTGCCCGGCATGTGCTTCAG ATACGGAAAATCCTACGGGCGTGCGGCGGACGACTGCATGGCCGACTTCTCCTCGGGCCAACGCGAGTCGCGGCGCCGCGCGGACCTCAACAAGAGCTACACGCGATCCCGCAGCGCGCCCAAGATGGAGACCGTGCACACCCGGGACGAGATCCGCAGGGACTTGCACAAGTTCCGCGAGATTAATAAGTATAAAG AAAACACTATATCTCCAGAGTTCCCGCCAATAGCCGGCTACACCGGCCACATACCGAGGATCAAGGGGACGGAAGCGTCTCTGAGCCAGCGCTATCACTGCGCAGCTAAACGAGGCCTAGAACTCATACGAATGGAGAAAGACAAGCGGAGAGAGCTGCAATATGCCGATACTAACATAAGGGCAATATTGAAGAACGATAAGAAGCATTCGTATTGGAACTGGGGATAG
- the LOC105393303 gene encoding RAB6-interacting golgin, translated as MSFLGFTEEDLMRIKSADTRTNNEEDLKVDTENIKRINKIGAKPRKLPQYKLKTQTSDDAIDSLNFDKCRLSIKSPSSPLSPDTDVANNNNDDATTVESEKQEAATIDLSKESSEGESNSIASSRKSSAGVAPDIVRGVTNYTENEAATHKVKLVELQLKQKLMEEQNKKRKEMLSKALADRTKQTEEQVLKLEKIKKELQILDGQFSQDVAMLRKKIDHACLSFADAEKHYLKVEKEFLQAKINLQKEKENKELLTEHLCALITHNETRKAKKLETLMLQLVEDKTDEVNMAVDDDDDEPVIVDGIDERTGKMVEVNMNC; from the exons ATGTCTTTTCTGGGTTTTACTGAAGAAGACTTGATGCGGATAAAGTCTGCTGATACTAGAACAAACAACG AAGAGGACTTGAAAGTGGatacagaaaatattaaaaggataaataaaattggagCAAAGCCTAGGAAGCTACCCCAGTATAAATTGAAGACACAAACATCTGATGATGCTATAGACAGTCTCAATTTCGACAAATGCAGATTGAGCATAAAATCCCCATCATCTCCTTTAAGTCCTGATACAGATGTAGCAAACAACAACAATGATGATGCTACCACGGTTGAGAGTGAGAAGCAAGAGGCAGCTACCATAGATCTATCTAAGGAGTCGTCAGAAGGAGAAAGCAATAGCATAGCAAGCAGTAGAAAGAGCAGTGCAGGTGTAGCCCCAGATATAGTTAGGGGAGTAACAAACTATACAGAGAATGAGGCAGCTACACACAAGGTCAAGTTGGTAGAACTTCAATTGAAACAGAAATTGATGGAAGAACAAAACAAGAAGAGAAAAGAGATGCTTTCTAAAGCTCTTGCTGATAG AACAAAGCAGACAGAAGAGCAAGTACTGAAGCTGGAGAAGATAAAGAAGGAGCTGCAGATACTGGACGGACAGTTCTCTCAGGACGTCGCCATGTTGCGGAAGAAGATAGACCATGCATGCCTCAGCTTTGCAGATGCTGA AAAGCATTACCTCAAAGTAGAGAAAGAGTTCTTGCAAGCCAAAATCAACCTGCAGAAAGAGAAAGAGAACAAGGAACTACTAACAGAGCACCTCTGTGCCCTGATTACTCATAATGAGACAAGAAAAGCTAAGAAACTAGAAACACTAATGCTACAATTGGTTGAGGACAAGACGGATGAAGTGAACATggctgttgatgatgatgatgatgagccAGTGATTGTGGACGGGATTGATGAGAGAACCGGTAAGATGGTTGAAGTTAATATGAATTGTTAG
- the LOC105393302 gene encoding small nuclear ribonucleoprotein F: MAAAMPINPKPFLNSLTGKSVLVKLKWGHEYKGLLVSADGYMNLQLANTEEHVDGQCTGNLGEVLIRCNNVLYIRGAEEEDEEGEMKE; encoded by the exons ATGGCGGCGGCTATGCCTATTAACCCCAAACCGTTCCTGAACAGCCTTACAGGAAAATCTGTGCTGGTAAAATTAAAGTGGGGGCACGAGTACAAAGGCCTCCTCGTATCAGCCGATGGCTACATGAACTTACAGCTCGCTAACACAGAGGAACATGTAGACGGGCAGTGTACAG GAAACCTTGGAGAAGTCCTCATCAGGTGTAACAATGTGCTCTACATACGGGGGGCAGAGGAAGAAGACGAAGAGGGGGAAATGAAAGAATAG
- the LOC105393301 gene encoding trimethylguanosine synthase: MISEDYDHRWEALAEVHFSADGNELTDDNYIYCLCSRVFIRDGVKLYYAEKEECSESEAEAPEDLKTQELDDQSHVHFSLDTSYKVKCEKDEGASCYCSASHTDNYCSTDEHDPGHAPAHTLQPSDSGADLTYQEGHSDTTTDKPELMDVQDINNTEFEENYLSECTWDKFWAINGERIIWASWIKKYSDYINPSYLDENNDLTMEEANLPRDKSVDQIFNTNNNAKEDDDSIRERKFSYDSKVNPYKKNRGGNNGTEKAAKYKDDSWLIIERKRSCSEHERMLSPRTLAGTDSMTNVTKITLSSYDVASSHVTSESSPTDDYSVSSSTSDDPSNDQTRIANIIENTEVPAEEMDTDQYWQFLWKQHFGEQYALHFANYTEKQNTIHNAIPAVNMEAVERHPTIKEKLEIEYDHSDGNSQEMQTIIEVQDQVGKIKIDDKPRNRKRNKKSTKAATSVGLLLQLLKDEHKNDEVFEAAEDNSNSQKSDNKSVDVVDSPRMDTGSVEQTGSSDSYSYSNNGDGGDEPPEDRAYNLKRSHETDEDNNKKQQEEASQKIQSTFDMMGLCLPPDCALIGQLVYRKRRVRPPRMRRRLAPRKTYFDDEGNPCEVQDSNEEQDMQTDDEAAEVKADCDKGASFDVPNNPADAEEIKDITLEATETPLPEDVEDASDMVEKIGDDEAAVDSGNIATTDPAKRRRRKRRRSPRRAGDVPPELAARPDMMKYWKKRHSLFHRFDEGIRLDLESWFSVTPERVSQHIAERCRCDVIVDAFCGAGGNALQLPTTCERVIAIDIDPCKIALARHNATIYGVADRIEFIVGDFFQLAPTLKADVVFLSPPWGGPKYAENEHYDLETMLEPRPASQLMAAAETVSHNIALYVPRNTRSDQLVELAKTSGAVEIEQNFLGRRFIALTAYYGELVNY, from the exons ATGATTTCAGAAGACTATGATCATCGTTGGGAAGCGCTGGCAGAAGTTCATTTTAGTGCAGACGGGAACGAGTTAACTGATGATAACTACATCTACTGTTTGTGCAGCAGAGTATTTATACG TGACGGAGTCAAACTTTATTATGCTGAAAAGGAAGAATGCAGTGAAAGCGAGGCTGAGGCTCCGGAAGATCTGAAAACTCAAGAGCTGGATGACCAGTCACATGTTCATTTTTCTCTGGATACATCCTACAAAGTCAAGTGTgag AAGGATGAGGGTGCCAGCTGCTACTGTAGTGCATCCCACACAGACAACTACTGCTCTACGGACGAGCACGACCCTGGGCACGCTCCTGCACACACACTGCAGCCCAGTGACAGCGGTGCCGACCTCACCTACCAAGAGGGACATTCCGACACCACCACCGACAAACCAGAACTCATGGACGTACAAGATATAAATAACACAGAGTTTGAAGAGAACTATCTTTCAGAATGCACTTGGGATAAATTCTGGGCGATTAACGGAGAAAGAATCATCTGGGCCTCTTGGATTAAGAAATACAGTGATTACATAAACCCATCCTATTTGGACGAAAATAATGACCTCACAATGGAAGAGGCTAATCTGCCGAGGGATAAATCTGTAGATCAGATAttcaatacaaataataatgcgAAAGAAGATGATGACAGCATCAGGGAAAGAAAGTTCTCTTATGATTCAAAGGTGAACCCATACAAGAAAAATAGGGGCGGAAACAATGGTACAGAAAAGGCTGCAAAATATAAAGATGATTCATGGCTGATTATTGAAAGAAAAAGGTCATGTTCTGAACATGAGAGAATGCTGAGCCCAAGAACTTTAGCTGGTACTGATTCAATGACAAATGTCACAAAAATCACTCTTTCCAGTTATGACGTTGCTTCCAGTCATGTGACATCAGAGTCCTCACCAACTGATGACTACAGTGTCTCGTCATCAACATCTGATGACCCTTCCAATGATCAGACAAGAATAGCAAacataattgaaaacacaGAGGTGCCGGCCGAGGAAATGGACACAGATCAGTACTGGCAGTTTCTCTGGAAACAGCATTTTGGTGAGCAATATGCTTTACACTTTGCCAACTATacagaaaaacaaaacacaatacACAATGCAATACCAGCAGTAAACATGGAAGCTGTTGAGAGACACCCAACAATAAAAGAAAAGCTAGAAATCGAGTATGACCATAGTGACGGGAACTCACAAGAGATGCAAACCATCATTGAAGTGCAAGACCAAGTGGGCAAGATTAAAATAGATGACAAACCCAGAAatagaaaaagaaataaaaagtcGACCAAAGCAGCCACTTCAGTAGGGCTTCTACTGCAGTTACTGAAAGATGAGCATAAAAACGATGAAGTGTTTGAGGCTGCAGAAGACAACTCAAACTCTCAGAAGAGTGACAATAAGTCAGTGGACGTGGTGGACAGTCCCCGCATGGACACGGGCAGTGTGGAACAGACGGGGAGCAGTGACAGCTACAGTTACAGCAATAATGGCGATGGTGGTGACGAGCCTCCCGAAGATAGGGCTTATAACTTGAAAAGAAG CCACGAAACAGACGAAGACAACAACAAGAAGCAACAAGAGGAAGCGTCCCAGAAGATCCAGAGTACCTTCGACATGATGGGTCTGTGCCTGCCGCCGGACTGCGCTCTGATTGGTCAGCTGGTGTACCGCAAGCGACGCGTGCGGCCCCCGCGCATGCGCAGGAGGCTCGCGCCGAGGAAGACCTACTTTGATGATGAAGGCAATCCGTGCGAG GTCCAAGACTCAAACGAAGAGCAAGACATGCAGACGGACGACGAGGCGGCCGAAGTGAAGGCTGACTGCGACAAGGGTGCATCGTTCGACGTGCCCAACAACCCCGCTGATGCTGAAGAGATCAAGGACATAACCCTGGAGGCTACGGAGACGCCATTACCTGAAGATGTGGAGGATGCCAGTGACATGGTGGAGAAGATTGGTGATGATGAGGCGGCCGTGGATAGTGGTA ATATCGCCACCACAGACCCCGCcaagcgccgccgccgcaagcgccgccgcagcccgcgccgcgccggcgaCGTGCCGCCCGAGCTAGCCGCCCGACCGGACATGATGAAGTACTGGAAGAAGCGGCACTCGCTTTTCCATCG TTTCGACGAGGGCATCCGCCTGGACCTAGAGAGCTGGTTCAGCGTCACCCCGGAGCGAGTGTCGCAGCACATCGCCGAGagatgtcgctgcgacgtgatAGTGGACGCGTTCTGCGGCGCGGGCGGGAACGCGCTGCAGCTACCTACTACTTGCGAGAGAG TGATCGCCATAGACATAGACCCGTGTAAGATCGCGCTCGCCCGCCACAACGCGACTATCTACGGCGTGGCGGACCGCATCGAGTTCATCGTGGGCGACTTCTTCCAACTCGCGCCCACGCTGAAGGCCGACGTCGTGTTCTTGAGCCCGCCGTGGGGGGGACCCAAGTATGCTGAG AACGAGCACTACGATCTGGAGACGATGCTGGAGCCGCGGCCCGCGTCCCAGCTGATGGCGGCCGCCGAGACCGTGTCGCACAACATCGCGCTGTACGTGCCCCGCAACACCCGCTCCGACCAG TTGGTGGAGTTAGCGAAGACCAGCGGCGCTGTGGAGATTGAACAGAACTTCCTCGGGCGGAGATTCATAGCGCTCACCGCGTATTACGGAGAACTAGTCAATTACTGA
- the LOC105393300 gene encoding U1 small nuclear ribonucleoprotein A — MTMDIRPNHTIYINNLNEKIKKEELKKSLYAIFSQFGQILDIVAMKTLKMRGQAFVIFKEISSATVALRSMQGFPFYDKPMRIQYCKTDSDLIAKVKGTFQERPKRPKMPKTDESRKKKAKEVSRPGAVGIAGGLLNNVNVEQPPNQILFLTNLPDETSEMMLSMLFNQFPGFKEVRLVPNRHDIAFVEFANEMQSAAAKEALQGFKITPTHAMKITFAKK, encoded by the exons ATGA CTATGGACATAAGGCCAAACCACACAATATACATTAACAACCTTAATGAAAAGATCAAGAAAGAAGAACTTAAGAAGTCCTTATATGCAATTTTCTCGCAATTTGGTCAAATTCTTGATATTGTGGCTATGAAAACCCTGAAAATGAGAGGCCAAGCGTTTGTGATCTTCAAAGAAATTTCCAGTGCCACTGTGGCCTTAAGAAGTATGCAAGGGTTTCCATTTTATGACAAACCAATG AGAATCCAATACTGCAAAACTGACAGTGACCTCATTGCCAAAGTTAAGGGCACATTCCAAGAGAGGCCCAAGCGTCCAAAGATGCCCAAGACTGATGAGTCTCGCAAGAAGAAGGCTAAGGAAGTTAGTCGTCCCGGAGCAGTGGGCATTGCCGGAGGTCTCCTCAACAATGTGAATGTGGAACAACCCCCCAACCAGATCCTGTTCTTGACCAACCTGCCCGATGAGACCTCGGAGATGATGCTCTCCATGTTGTTCAACCA GTTCCCTGGCTTCAAAGAGGTGCGTCTTGTTCCGAACCGACACGACATTGCATTTGTGGAGTTCGCCAACGAGATGCAGTCCGCCGCCGCCAAGGAAGCCCTGCAAGGGTTCAAGATCACGCCCACTCACGCTATGAAGATCACATTTGCTAAGAAATAA